In one Acidobacteriota bacterium genomic region, the following are encoded:
- a CDS encoding tetratricopeptide repeat protein produces MGRAKRAGRWVWGAAVLAILLGLAACAPKQPVKPMLTVAELLKDGESSGLNLGNPFELNDAIRLEVEKEVGFGGTPVDRLRRTIRFLNDRGYLNFRYEDNLSLTAVQAFEQKKGDCLSYTNLFMGISRHLKIPAYFVHVSEARNYYEREGIFFVSTHMAVGYGGGAIGLGSSPYTVIVDFTEESSDWRLWLYESIDDATAVALFYNNIAVDRMLGGDIAGAESIVRFLVSKRPGMKELQNNLGVILMRQGRFEEALALLQAAIEKFPTYQPLYTNAVQAARGARRPEVAQSILEMGRKIAQEDPFFLFNEGVNAFHEGDYVLAESRFKAAIKRQSNNPFLFAWLSRVLLASGKEEEGVEAFRKAQEMAPNHRLIRSLRDDYPVLATVRPISPENGSP; encoded by the coding sequence ATGGGACGCGCGAAAAGGGCCGGGAGATGGGTTTGGGGCGCGGCGGTTCTGGCGATTCTTCTGGGGCTGGCGGCGTGCGCCCCCAAGCAGCCCGTAAAGCCCATGCTGACGGTGGCCGAGCTCCTGAAGGACGGAGAATCTTCCGGCCTGAACCTGGGAAATCCCTTCGAGCTGAACGACGCCATCCGACTCGAGGTGGAAAAGGAGGTGGGCTTCGGCGGAACCCCTGTGGATCGATTGAGAAGAACCATACGGTTCCTCAACGATCGGGGCTACCTGAACTTCCGGTACGAGGACAACCTCTCCCTCACGGCCGTGCAGGCCTTCGAGCAGAAAAAGGGAGACTGTCTCTCCTATACGAACCTGTTCATGGGGATCTCCCGGCACCTCAAGATCCCCGCGTACTTCGTCCACGTGAGCGAGGCCCGCAACTACTACGAACGGGAAGGGATCTTCTTCGTGTCCACACACATGGCGGTGGGGTACGGCGGCGGGGCCATCGGGCTTGGAAGCAGTCCGTACACCGTCATCGTGGACTTCACGGAGGAATCTTCCGACTGGCGGCTCTGGCTCTATGAATCCATCGACGATGCGACCGCCGTGGCGCTCTTTTACAACAACATCGCCGTGGACCGTATGCTCGGGGGGGACATCGCCGGGGCCGAATCCATAGTCCGGTTTCTCGTGAGCAAGCGCCCGGGGATGAAGGAGCTTCAGAACAACCTCGGCGTGATTCTCATGAGGCAGGGCCGGTTCGAGGAAGCCCTCGCCCTGCTCCAGGCGGCCATCGAGAAGTTCCCCACCTACCAGCCCCTCTACACGAACGCCGTGCAGGCGGCCCGGGGGGCCCGGCGCCCCGAGGTCGCCCAGTCCATCCTCGAGATGGGTCGAAAGATCGCCCAGGAGGATCCGTTCTTCCTGTTCAACGAGGGCGTGAATGCGTTTCACGAGGGCGATTACGTCTTGGCGGAGTCCCGGTTCAAGGCCGCCATCAAGCGCCAGTCCAACAACCCCTTTCTGTTCGCCTGGCTGTCCCGGGTCCTCCTGGCGTCGGGGAAGGAGGAGGAGGGGGTGGAGGCGTTCCGGAAGGCCCAGGAAATGGCCCCGAACCACCGCCTCATCCGCTCTCTGAGGGACGATTATCCCGTGCTCGCCACGGTGCGGCCCATCAGTCCCGAGAACGGCTCTCCTTGA